In Monodelphis domestica isolate mMonDom1 chromosome 3, mMonDom1.pri, whole genome shotgun sequence, the following proteins share a genomic window:
- the LOC130458153 gene encoding zinc finger protein 420-like produces MAPGTPRPPSQGSITFKDVAVDFTQEEWCLLDHSQKELYLEVMLENVQNLFSVGLPVPRENFISFFQQGESSWLLEQKGLWSSCPEAEANLEVKEMSTKLSCLVKVSCPQRCVNEGPHDLILRGNYDSNVKVNKNPKSDYEFDKTSEKFSQYSVLNQHMKMTSENDCCQDSKYNKCFPDEVGHVHSPEKPPEIPMYQGNLEGLVFDSSLELLRHKKSKRVKMVFVSDKGEGLFSQNSELTAHQRIHHGEKPYECKHCGKAFTLRSSLAAHQRIHTGEKPYLCKHCGKAFTQRGNLAAHQRIHTGEKPYECQHCEKAFTQRSNLDAHERVHTGEKPYECQHCEKAFTRKISLAAHERIHTGEKPYECQHCGKTFAGKVSLTAHERIHTGEKPYECQHCGKAFRWKVSLTAHERIHTGEKPYECQHCGKTFTKRNNLTTHERTHTGEKPYECKQCGKAFTQRGNLAAHQRIHPGEKSYECKQCGKTLTTMYSLAKHERIHTGERPYEYKQFGKAFTQRGNLVKHERIHTREKPYECKHCGKAFTLRSSLDSHQRIHTGDKPYECKHCGKAFTLRSSLDAHERIHTGEKPYLCKHCGKAFTQRGNLAAHQRIHTGEKPYECQHCGKAFTQGSNLDAHERIHTGEKPYECKQCGKAFTKGNHLSTHERTHTGEKPYECKQCGKAFTKRYTLVKHERIHTGEKPYECKQCGKAFTTTDSLVNHKRIHNGERPYECQHCGKAFRWKVSLAAHERIHTGETL; encoded by the exons GGGTCAATAAccttcaaggatgtggctgtggacttcacccaggaggagtggTGCCTATTGGACCATTCTCAGAAAGAGTTGTACCtggaggtcatgctggagaatgtgcagaatctattctctgtgg GGCTTCCAGTTCCTAGAGaaaattttatctccttttttcaGCAAGGGGAATCATCATGGCTGCTAGAGCAAAAAGGCCTATGGAGCTCCTGTCCAG aggcaGAGGCTAATTTAGAAGTGAAGGAGATGTCTACAAAGTTGAGCTGTTTGGTGAAAGTATCTTGCCCCCAAAGATGCGTGAATGAGGGTCCCCATGATCTTATTTTGAGAGGAAACTATGACTCTAATGTCaaggtaaataaaaatccaaagagtGACTATGAATTTGATAAAACTTCAGAGAAATTCAGTCAatattctgtcctaaatcagcaTATGAAAATGACCTCAGAAAATGACTGTTGTCAGGATAGTAAATATAACAAATGCTTTCCTGATGAAGTAGGACATGTTCATTCACCTGAGAAACCTCCTGAAATTCCCATGTATCAAGGTAACCTAGAAGGATTGGTTTTTGACTCGAGTTTAGAACTCCTTAGACATAAAAAAAGTAAACGTGTCAAGATGGTTTTTGTGAGTGATAAAGGTGAGGGACTTTTCAGTCAGAATTCTGAGCttactgcacatcagagaatccaccatggagagaaaccttatgagtgtaaacactgtggaaaggcttttacactgAGGAGctctcttgctgcacatcagagaatccacactggagagaaaccttatttatgtaaacattgtggaaaggctttcacacagaggggcaatcttgctgcacatcagagaatccatactggagagaaaccttatgaatgtcaacATTGTGAAAAAGCTTTCACACAGAGGAGCAATCTTGATGCACATGAGAgagtccacactggagagaaaccttatgaatgtcaacATTGTGAAAAGGCTTTTACAAGGAAGATCTCTCTTGCTGCACatgaaagaatccacactggagagaaaccttatgaatgtcaacACTGTGGAAAGACTTTTGCAGGGAAGGTCTCTCTTACTGCACATgaaagaattcacactggagaaaaaccttatgaatgtcaacactgtggaaaggcttttagatGGAAGGTCTCTCTTACTGcacatgagagaatccacactggagagaaaccttatgaatgtcaacactgtggaaagactttcactaAGAGAAACAATCTCACTACACATGAGAGaacccacactggagagaaaccttatgaatgtaaacagtgtggaaaggctttcacacagaggggcaaccttgctgcacatcagagaatccaccctggagagaaatcttatgaatgtaaacaatgtggaaagactttaaCAACAATGTACTCTCTTGCTAaacatgagagaatccacactggagagagaccttatgaatataaacagtttggaaaggctttcacacagaggggcaATCTTGTTAaacatgagagaatccacactagagagaaaccttatgaatgtaaacactgtggaaaggctttcacactgAGGAGCTCTCTTGattcacatcagagaatccacactggagataaaccttatgaatgtaaacattgtggaaaggctttcacactgAGGAGCTCTCTTGATGcacatgagagaatccacactggagagaaaccttatttatgtaaacattgtggaaaggctttcacacagaggggcaatcttgctgcacatcagagaatccacactggtgagaaaccttatgaatgtcaacactgtggaaaggcttttacacagGGGAGCAATCTTGATGCACAtgagagaattcacactggagagaaaccgtatgaatgtaaacagtgtggaaaggctttcactaaGGGAAACCATCTCTCTACACATGAGAGaacccacactggagagaaaccttatgaatgtaaacagtgtggaaaagctttcacaaAGAGGTACACTCTTGTTAAACAtgagagaatccatactggagagaaaccatatgaatgtaaacagtgtggaaaggctttcacaacaACTGACTCTCTTGTTAACCACAAGAGAATACACAATGgagagagaccttatgaatgtcagcactgtggaaaggcttttagatGGAAGGTCTCTCTTGCTGcacatgagagaatccacactggagagaccttatga